From Streptomyces chrestomyceticus JCM 4735, one genomic window encodes:
- the recN gene encoding DNA repair protein RecN, producing MRIRSLGVIDDAVVELSPGFTAVTGETGAGKTMVVTSLGLLLGGRADPALVRIGAKSAVVEGRITVGPAAPAAVRAEEAGAELDDGTLLISRTVSAEGRSRAHVGGRSVPVGLLGELADDLVAVHGQTDQQGLLRPARQRQALDRYAGDAVSVPLAKYTAAYRRLRAVAAELDELTTRARERAQEADLLRFGLEEIAGVEPQPDEDSELAAEAERLGHAEALASAASAAHAALAGNPEDLEAVDASTLVAGAHRALDAVRSHDPALSALTERLGEIGILMADVAGELASYADGLDADPLRLAAVEERRAALTHLTRKYGADIAAVLAWAEESSARLAELDGDDDRIGELAAERDALRAELGELAQALTDAREASAKRFADAVTAELAELAMPHARVSVQISQTELPETADESDGVEVGGRTVAYGPTGADEVELLLAPHPGTPPRPIAKGASGGELSRVMLAVEVVFAGSDPVPTYLFDEVDAGVGGKAAVEVGRRLARLARSAQVVVVTHLPQVAAFADRQLLVEKTHDGSVTRSGVTVLEGEDRVRELSRMLAGQEDSETARAHAEELLETARAGR from the coding sequence ATGCGGATCAGGTCCCTGGGCGTCATTGACGATGCCGTCGTCGAGCTGTCGCCGGGTTTCACGGCGGTGACCGGCGAGACGGGCGCGGGCAAGACCATGGTCGTCACCAGCCTCGGGCTGCTGCTCGGCGGGCGCGCCGACCCCGCCCTGGTGCGGATCGGAGCCAAATCGGCGGTCGTGGAGGGCCGCATAACGGTGGGCCCGGCGGCACCGGCCGCGGTGCGCGCCGAGGAGGCGGGCGCCGAGCTGGACGACGGGACGCTGCTGATCAGCCGCACGGTCTCCGCCGAGGGCCGCTCGCGCGCCCACGTCGGCGGCCGTTCCGTCCCGGTCGGGCTGCTGGGCGAGTTGGCGGACGACCTGGTGGCCGTGCACGGCCAGACCGACCAGCAGGGCCTTTTGCGCCCGGCCCGGCAGCGGCAGGCACTGGACCGCTACGCGGGCGACGCGGTGTCCGTACCGCTCGCCAAGTACACCGCCGCGTACCGGCGGCTGCGCGCCGTCGCCGCCGAACTGGACGAGCTGACCACCCGGGCCCGCGAACGGGCCCAGGAGGCCGACCTGCTGCGCTTCGGCCTGGAGGAGATCGCCGGAGTCGAACCGCAGCCGGACGAGGACAGCGAGCTGGCCGCCGAGGCCGAACGGCTCGGCCACGCCGAGGCGCTGGCGTCGGCCGCGTCGGCCGCGCACGCCGCGCTCGCCGGAAACCCCGAGGACCTGGAGGCCGTCGACGCCAGCACCCTGGTCGCGGGCGCGCACCGGGCGCTGGACGCCGTACGCAGCCACGACCCGGCACTGTCCGCGCTCACCGAGCGGCTGGGCGAGATCGGCATCCTGATGGCCGACGTGGCCGGCGAACTGGCCAGCTATGCGGACGGACTGGACGCGGACCCGCTGCGGCTGGCCGCCGTCGAGGAGCGCCGGGCCGCGCTCACGCACCTGACGCGCAAGTACGGCGCGGACATCGCCGCCGTGCTGGCCTGGGCCGAGGAGAGCTCGGCCCGTCTCGCCGAGCTGGACGGCGACGACGACCGGATCGGCGAACTGGCGGCGGAGCGCGACGCGCTCCGCGCGGAACTGGGTGAGCTGGCGCAGGCGTTGACCGACGCCCGGGAGGCGTCGGCGAAGCGATTCGCCGACGCGGTGACGGCCGAGCTGGCCGAGCTGGCCATGCCGCACGCCCGGGTCAGCGTCCAGATCAGCCAGACGGAGCTGCCGGAGACCGCCGACGAGAGCGACGGCGTCGAGGTCGGCGGCCGTACGGTGGCCTACGGCCCCACCGGCGCCGACGAGGTGGAACTCCTCCTGGCCCCGCACCCCGGCACGCCGCCCCGTCCCATCGCCAAGGGCGCCTCGGGCGGTGAACTGTCCCGGGTGATGCTCGCGGTCGAGGTGGTCTTCGCCGGTTCCGACCCCGTACCGACGTATTTGTTCGACGAGGTGGACGCGGGCGTCGGCGGCAAGGCCGCCGTGGAGGTCGGCCGCCGCCTGGCCCGCCTGGCCCGGTCGGCCCAGGTCGTGGTCGTCACCCACCTCCCGCAGGTGGCGGCCTTCGCCGACCGGCAGCTTCTCGTGGAGAAGACCCACGACGGTTCGGTGACCCGCAGCGGTGTCACGGTCCTGGAGGGCGAGGACCGGGTGCGCGAACTCTCCCGGATGCTCGCCGGGCAGGAGGACTCCGAGACGGCGCGGGCGCACGCGGAGGAACTTCTGGAGACGGCCCGCGCGGGACGCTGA
- a CDS encoding NAD kinase has protein sequence MLAHTGRPAAVRSAELVVQGLLRSGIGVRVLAEEAADLPLPASVVRVESEQCAAEGCELLVVLGGDGTLLRGADFARTSGVPMLGVNLGRVGFLAEAERDDLDKVVDRVVTRSYEVEERMTIDVLVRNNGSVAHTDWALNEASVEKAARERMLEVVTEVDGRPVSRFGGDGVVCATPTGSTAYAFSAGGPVVWPEVEALLMVPISAHALFAKPLVTSPDSVLAVEVQPKTPHGVLWCDGRRSVELPAGARVEVRRGATPVRLARLHHASFTDRLVAKFALPVAGWRGAPQ, from the coding sequence CTGCTGGCGCACACCGGCCGCCCCGCGGCCGTCCGCAGCGCCGAACTCGTCGTCCAGGGGCTGCTGCGCAGCGGCATCGGCGTACGGGTCCTGGCCGAGGAGGCGGCGGACCTGCCGCTGCCGGCGTCCGTGGTCCGCGTCGAGTCCGAGCAGTGCGCGGCCGAGGGCTGCGAACTGCTGGTGGTCCTCGGCGGGGACGGGACGCTGCTGCGCGGCGCGGACTTCGCCCGTACGTCCGGGGTGCCGATGCTCGGCGTCAACCTCGGCCGGGTCGGCTTCCTCGCCGAGGCCGAGCGGGACGACCTGGACAAGGTCGTCGACCGGGTCGTGACCCGCTCCTACGAGGTCGAGGAGCGGATGACCATCGACGTCCTGGTGCGCAACAACGGCAGCGTCGCGCACACCGACTGGGCCCTGAACGAGGCGTCCGTGGAGAAGGCGGCGCGGGAGCGCATGCTGGAGGTCGTCACCGAGGTCGACGGGCGGCCCGTCTCGCGCTTCGGCGGCGACGGCGTCGTGTGCGCGACCCCGACCGGCTCCACCGCCTATGCCTTCTCGGCGGGCGGCCCGGTCGTCTGGCCCGAGGTCGAGGCCCTGCTGATGGTGCCGATCAGCGCGCACGCGCTGTTCGCCAAGCCGCTGGTCACCTCGCCGGACTCGGTGCTGGCCGTCGAGGTGCAGCCCAAGACGCCGCACGGCGTGCTGTGGTGCGACGGCCGTCGCAGCGTCGAACTGCCCGCGGGCGCGCGGGTGGAGGTCCGCCGCGGCGCCACCCCGGTACGCCTCGCCCGGCTGCATCACGCCTCCTTCACCGATCGTCTGGTGGCCAAGTTCGCCCTGCCGGTGGCGGGCTGGCGCGGCGCACCGCAGTAA
- a CDS encoding CPBP family intramembrane glutamic endopeptidase: MTRVAAGRESPLTFIALLAALSVPFWGAGAVFDLSGVLPMGMPPSAFQFVLPVAVASFLLFREEGGRGVRRLLRRTVSVRGAARPGCWALSVLLIPALFLVTYGLLSAAGAPPTGPHSPPASVPLLLVLYVVAAAAEEAGWTGYLLEPLRERWGTLGAGLVIGLVWASWHLVAYAQAGRSAAWTAGQVLGSVALRILMVRLYDSSGGIVLTVVVVHTAINVVESVFPGFTGHAAPALVLGAAASLTAALVTFLGPGPRAVHPLRARGEPIPVRPATEPMPADSAAEPVPSRPAAVTAVRRASPPPAGRTWPPDDR, from the coding sequence ATGACCCGGGTCGCGGCGGGCCGCGAATCGCCCTTGACGTTCATCGCGTTACTGGCGGCGCTCTCCGTCCCGTTCTGGGGGGCCGGTGCGGTCTTCGACCTGTCCGGTGTGCTGCCGATGGGCATGCCGCCGAGCGCGTTCCAGTTCGTCCTGCCGGTGGCGGTGGCCTCGTTCCTCCTCTTCCGGGAGGAGGGCGGGCGCGGGGTGCGACGGCTGCTGCGGCGGACGGTCTCGGTACGCGGTGCGGCGCGGCCCGGCTGCTGGGCCCTGTCCGTCCTCCTGATACCCGCCCTGTTCCTCGTGACGTACGGGCTGCTGTCGGCGGCCGGGGCGCCGCCCACCGGGCCGCACTCCCCGCCCGCGTCCGTGCCGCTGCTCCTCGTCCTGTACGTCGTCGCCGCCGCTGCCGAGGAGGCGGGCTGGACGGGATACCTGCTGGAACCCCTGCGGGAGCGGTGGGGGACGCTCGGCGCGGGCCTGGTCATCGGCCTGGTATGGGCGTCCTGGCACCTCGTCGCGTACGCCCAGGCGGGCCGTTCCGCCGCGTGGACAGCCGGTCAGGTGCTCGGCTCGGTCGCGCTGCGGATCCTGATGGTCCGGCTGTACGACAGCTCCGGCGGGATCGTGCTGACGGTCGTCGTGGTGCACACCGCGATCAACGTCGTCGAGTCGGTGTTCCCGGGCTTCACCGGGCACGCCGCGCCCGCCCTCGTCCTGGGCGCGGCCGCGTCGCTCACGGCCGCGCTCGTGACGTTCCTGGGGCCCGGGCCCCGAGCCGTGCACCCGCTCCGGGCCCGGGGCGAGCCGATACCCGTCCGCCCTGCCACGGAGCCGATGCCTGCCGACTCCGCGGCGGAGCCCGTACCCTCCCGCCCCGCAGCGGTTACTGCGGTGCGCCGCGCCAGCCCGCCACCGGCAGGGCGAACTTGGCCACCAGACGATCGGTGA
- a CDS encoding S41 family peptidase — translation MTGRPAGPDTAHHTARRRGHPTRRTALLLAACTALAATVSAPAAAQPGHAARAGAAALHGVWQMDGYGMYVTIDGQRLRAYETTAVSCLPGSLNGVRESGPDARGRVRFAVPGSARVTVAPRNAHEARLSIEDNVGHRTLRRVAGLPARCHQDPSKDNRDARTVFDVFWHTYTENYPFFAAKGIDWAAVRDRYRPRVPDGTSDDALFAVLREMIEPLHDGHTKLNAGPGRKYGGVRPGTTLPSATLLKQVDAAIAADLGPDATLHRWAGGALSYADLPGRLGYLRITSFTGYTDQDDYASDVAELDRALDAVFTKGRTSGPKALRGLVVDLRLNGGGSDPLGLRVASRLTDRPYLAYRKHARNDPADPRKFTPDQPAWIRPHHGPRYTGPLAVLTGPLTISAGETFTQALLGRTPAPVRIGENTQGVFSDTLDRTLPNGWKFELPNEEFLTAEGRTFDGTGIPPAVHVPVFAAEDLAAGRDPALSRARALLATGHPTP, via the coding sequence ATGACCGGACGACCGGCCGGGCCGGACACCGCGCACCACACCGCCCGGCGGCGCGGCCACCCCACCCGCCGTACCGCCCTGCTGCTGGCCGCCTGCACGGCCCTGGCCGCCACCGTTTCCGCACCGGCCGCCGCGCAACCGGGTCACGCGGCCCGGGCGGGTGCGGCAGCGCTGCACGGCGTGTGGCAGATGGACGGGTACGGCATGTACGTCACCATCGACGGGCAGCGGCTGCGGGCCTACGAGACCACGGCCGTTAGCTGCCTCCCCGGCTCCCTGAACGGCGTCCGCGAGAGCGGGCCCGACGCGCGGGGCCGGGTGCGCTTCGCCGTACCGGGCTCGGCGCGCGTCACGGTCGCCCCGCGGAACGCCCACGAGGCCCGCCTGAGCATCGAGGACAACGTCGGCCACCGCACCCTGCGCCGCGTCGCCGGGCTGCCCGCCCGCTGCCACCAGGACCCGTCGAAGGACAACCGTGACGCCCGTACGGTCTTCGACGTCTTCTGGCACACCTACACCGAGAACTACCCGTTCTTCGCCGCCAAGGGAATCGACTGGGCCGCGGTGCGTGACCGGTACCGCCCGCGCGTCCCCGACGGGACGAGCGACGACGCACTCTTCGCCGTGCTCCGCGAGATGATCGAACCGCTGCACGACGGGCACACCAAGCTGAACGCGGGCCCCGGCCGCAAGTACGGCGGAGTGCGGCCCGGGACGACCCTCCCCTCCGCCACGCTCCTGAAGCAGGTGGACGCGGCGATCGCCGCCGACCTCGGCCCGGACGCCACCCTCCACCGGTGGGCCGGCGGCGCGCTCTCCTACGCCGACCTCCCCGGCCGTCTCGGCTACCTCCGCATCACGTCCTTCACCGGCTACACCGACCAGGACGACTACGCGAGCGACGTCGCCGAGCTGGACCGCGCGCTGGACGCCGTGTTCACCAAGGGCCGTACGTCCGGGCCGAAGGCCCTGCGCGGCCTCGTCGTCGACCTGCGGCTGAACGGCGGCGGGTCGGACCCGCTGGGGCTGCGCGTCGCTTCCCGGCTGACGGACCGCCCGTACCTCGCCTACCGCAAACACGCGCGCAACGATCCGGCCGACCCCCGGAAGTTCACCCCCGACCAGCCCGCGTGGATACGCCCGCACCACGGCCCCCGCTACACGGGCCCGCTCGCGGTGCTGACCGGACCGCTCACGATCAGCGCGGGCGAGACCTTCACCCAGGCCCTGCTCGGCCGTACCCCGGCGCCGGTGCGCATCGGGGAGAACACCCAGGGCGTCTTCTCCGACACCCTGGACCGCACCCTGCCGAACGGCTGGAAGTTCGAGCTGCCCAACGAGGAGTTCCTGACCGCGGAGGGGCGCACGTTCGACGGGACGGGCATCCCGCCGGCCGTCCATGTCCCGGTCTTCGCCGCCGAGGATCTGGCGGCCGGCCGCGACCCGGCCCTGTCCCGTGCCCGAGCCCTCCTGGCCACCGGCCACCCGACGCCATGA